A genomic window from Silene latifolia isolate original U9 population chromosome 11, ASM4854445v1, whole genome shotgun sequence includes:
- the LOC141613360 gene encoding uncharacterized protein LOC141613360 — protein MSLQIEVAQQRAEVKADKQCLVSFSIGKNYINEALCDVIPMDGCHIIHGRPWKFDRYSVHYGKDNPYTFKFGSRKIILSPLPPSIKPSTPLSMLEPLREVLLINEAEMLQKLKGEEDVYVLIAKDLLEWQEMSLPNEVKELVGSYEDVFPSELPSGLPHLRGIEHQIDFIMGATLPNKVA, from the coding sequence ATGTCCTTACAAATTgaggtggctcaacaaagggCCGAGGTAAAGGCTGATAAACAATGCTTGGTATCATTCTCCATTGGcaaaaactacataaatgagGCTCTTTGTGATGTTATACCTATGGATGGTTGCCATATTATACATGGTAGGCCTTGGAAGTTTGATAGGTATTCGGTTCATTATGGGAAAGACAACCCTTATACTTTCAAATTTGGCTCAAGAAAGATCATTTTATCACCATTACCACCGTCCATCAAACCGTCTACACCACTATCCATGCTTGAGCCTTTAAGAGAAGTCCTATTGATTAATGAGGCCGAAATGTTGCAAAAGTTGAAAGGAGAAGAGGATGTCTATGTTCTTATTGCTAAAGACTTGCTTGAATGGCAAGAGATGTCCCTTCCTAATGAGGTTAAAGAGTTGGTTGGTTCCTATGAAGATGTATTTCCTAGTGAGCTTCCTAGTGGCTTGCCTCATCTTAGAGGCATTGAgcatcaaattgatttcattATGGGGGCTACTTTACCTAACAAAGTCGCTTAA